The Rhodococcus sp. X156 genome window below encodes:
- a CDS encoding class F sortase — protein sequence MSERTTTARVAQGGLVVAILVALVAGVVLIVQGSRSEEPAAAPLPSVQFNVPAAELPPLEAAPAAADPLRDKPAGCELAVAPSTVVIGSLCLSGRLVPASTTETGALNVPRDVHVVGMWDQGAPLAGPAGEPVAEGTTLLAGHVNDYSQGNGVLYDLYKVQPGAVVHAADAAGHTTRWRVTAQEVVVKAALPKSVFAGPVGERKLVLVTCGGPIVHVPGYGNTYRDNVVVTAVPA from the coding sequence ATGAGCGAACGAACCACCACAGCACGAGTGGCACAAGGCGGACTGGTCGTCGCGATCCTGGTGGCACTGGTGGCCGGCGTGGTGCTGATCGTGCAGGGATCGCGATCAGAGGAGCCCGCCGCGGCGCCGTTGCCCAGCGTGCAGTTCAACGTTCCCGCGGCTGAGCTGCCGCCGCTGGAGGCGGCCCCTGCAGCCGCCGACCCGCTCCGCGACAAGCCTGCCGGGTGCGAGCTGGCCGTGGCGCCCTCCACGGTGGTGATCGGCTCGCTCTGCCTCAGCGGACGGCTGGTTCCGGCCAGCACCACCGAGACCGGCGCACTCAACGTTCCCCGCGACGTGCACGTGGTGGGAATGTGGGACCAGGGCGCCCCGCTGGCAGGCCCAGCTGGAGAGCCCGTGGCCGAGGGCACCACGCTGCTGGCCGGCCACGTCAACGACTACAGCCAGGGCAACGGCGTGCTCTACGACCTCTACAAGGTGCAGCCCGGCGCCGTGGTGCACGCAGCCGACGCCGCAGGCCACACCACCCGCTGGCGGGTGACCGCCCAAGAAGTGGTGGTAAAGGCCGCACTGCCCAAGTCGGTGTTCGCCGGCCCGGTGGGTGAGCGCAAATTGGTGCTGGTGACCTGTGGCGGCCCCATTGTGCACGTGCCCGGCTACGGCAACACCTATCGCGACAACGTGGTGGTGACCGCGGTACCCGCCTGA
- a CDS encoding acetyltransferase has protein sequence MNATPLVIIGAGGFGREVHDVMEAMNDAPAVDGRPRFDFLGFIDDGPVDLSLLDGRGPHLGGMAALEGLPDGTQYVIGIGTGSVRRKIDERAAEAGYEAAVLVHPTATLGRHRNRVGPGTVICAHASVTTNVVLGRHTHLNLSVTVGHDAVLGDYVTVNPGATISGNVVLEDEVNIGTGAAVIQGRTVGKGAVIGASASVVKDIPAGVTAVGVPAKPRG, from the coding sequence ATGAACGCAACACCGCTCGTGATCATCGGTGCCGGCGGTTTTGGCCGCGAAGTGCACGACGTCATGGAAGCCATGAATGACGCGCCAGCCGTCGATGGGCGACCGCGCTTCGACTTCCTTGGCTTCATCGACGACGGACCGGTCGACCTGTCGCTGCTCGACGGCCGCGGACCGCACCTCGGCGGCATGGCCGCCCTGGAGGGCCTGCCGGACGGCACCCAGTACGTGATCGGAATCGGCACTGGCTCAGTCCGCCGAAAGATCGACGAACGAGCTGCTGAGGCCGGTTACGAGGCAGCGGTGCTCGTCCATCCCACTGCGACCCTGGGCCGCCATCGCAACCGTGTCGGCCCAGGCACGGTCATCTGCGCGCACGCCTCGGTGACGACGAACGTGGTCCTGGGCAGGCACACACACCTCAACCTCAGTGTCACGGTCGGCCACGACGCCGTGCTGGGCGACTACGTCACGGTGAACCCGGGGGCGACGATCTCGGGCAACGTCGTGCTGGAGGACGAGGTGAACATCGGCACGGGCGCCGCCGTCATCCAGGGCCGTACCGTCGGCAAGGGCGCCGTGATCGGGGCCAGCGCCAGCGTGGTCAAGGACATTCCAGCGGGTGTCACGGCGGTAGGGGTGCCCGCAAAGCCACGCGGCTGA
- a CDS encoding nucleotide sugar dehydrogenase yields MNLEIRDAKLGVVGLGYVGLPLAVAFSQKFDVVGFDINRTRIEQLSSGHDRTREVGSTELAAATRLTFTCEPDALGEANVYIITTPTPIDPHKNPDMSAVLAATRTVGAVLKDGDVVIYESTVYPGATEEECVPLLRELSGLVFNDQFYVGYSPERINPGDKEHRFENICKVTSGSTPEAARFVDDLYRSVVVAGTHMAPSVKVAEAAKVIENTQRDLNIALINELAMIFNRLEISTEDVLAAAATKWNFLNFRPGLVGGHCIGVDPYYLTYKAQEIGYHPELILAGRRLNDSMGAYVASQLIRQMIRTGIDLRTARVLVLGLTFKENTPDLRNTRVVDVCRELESYGVQVDVHDPWVDGDEASREYGITVTKSPGHGEYDAIIGAVAHDSFRELGAEGIRAFGKPGRSVLYDLKGLVGRADSDLQL; encoded by the coding sequence ATGAATCTAGAAATTCGTGATGCGAAGCTCGGCGTCGTTGGGCTTGGCTATGTGGGCCTCCCGCTCGCCGTCGCGTTCTCCCAAAAGTTCGATGTTGTGGGATTCGATATCAACCGAACCCGTATTGAGCAATTGTCTAGTGGGCACGACCGGACCAGGGAGGTCGGATCGACGGAATTGGCGGCTGCGACTCGGTTAACGTTTACATGTGAGCCGGACGCGCTGGGTGAAGCTAATGTCTACATTATCACCACGCCTACTCCGATTGACCCCCACAAGAATCCAGATATGAGCGCGGTACTTGCTGCCACCCGGACGGTCGGCGCAGTGCTTAAGGATGGTGACGTAGTTATTTATGAGTCCACCGTCTACCCGGGTGCAACCGAGGAAGAGTGCGTGCCGTTGCTGCGGGAGCTCAGTGGATTAGTCTTCAATGATCAATTTTATGTTGGCTATAGCCCCGAGCGCATTAACCCTGGCGATAAGGAGCATAGGTTTGAGAACATCTGTAAAGTTACCTCAGGCTCCACTCCTGAAGCGGCACGGTTTGTTGACGACCTGTACCGGTCGGTGGTTGTCGCCGGTACGCATATGGCGCCGTCCGTCAAGGTCGCCGAGGCCGCAAAGGTTATCGAAAATACGCAGCGAGACCTGAACATCGCTTTGATTAATGAGCTTGCGATGATATTCAATCGGCTGGAGATTAGCACTGAAGATGTACTTGCTGCTGCAGCTACGAAGTGGAACTTTCTCAACTTTCGGCCGGGCTTGGTCGGCGGTCACTGCATTGGTGTTGATCCCTACTACCTTACATACAAGGCACAAGAGATTGGGTATCATCCAGAACTGATCCTCGCCGGCAGACGCCTGAATGATTCGATGGGGGCGTACGTTGCGTCTCAGCTCATCCGACAGATGATCCGAACTGGAATTGATCTACGCACGGCGCGGGTCCTCGTCCTCGGCCTCACGTTTAAGGAAAATACGCCAGACCTACGGAACACGCGTGTCGTCGATGTTTGTCGAGAGCTTGAATCCTATGGGGTGCAGGTGGACGTCCACGATCCTTGGGTCGATGGTGACGAGGCGTCAAGGGAGTACGGCATCACCGTTACGAAGAGTCCGGGCCACGGCGAGTACGACGCAATCATTGGCGCGGTGGCTCATGATTCGTTCCGGGAACTGGGCGCGGAGGGCATTCGCGCCTTTGGAAAGCCTGGACGCAGCGTTCTGTACGACCTGAAGGGACTGGTGGGGCGCGCGGACTCCGACCTTCAGTTGTGA
- a CDS encoding response regulator: protein MSTQLPSPAALIALVVDDDADDLAHAAGVLHEAGYTVLTASGPAQAHAVHADTEIDLVLSDVAMAEQDGPTMLWALRSNGCAATFITMTADPSPTARRRSEAAGAALCLPKPLNATVLVTAAHQLLTNGPVRDPLEDPYDAELLNQMRAGYLQLLPERTAALAAASEAGDLVALAKVAHVLAGASGQFGYPGLAELCRVVQACAQAGELAHAEVEAALVAAGHVRRTGQ from the coding sequence ATGAGCACTCAGCTTCCGTCGCCGGCCGCGCTCATCGCCCTGGTGGTGGACGACGACGCCGACGACCTGGCGCACGCGGCCGGGGTGCTGCACGAGGCCGGGTACACGGTGCTCACCGCCAGCGGCCCGGCGCAGGCGCACGCGGTGCACGCCGACACCGAGATCGACCTGGTGCTCTCCGACGTGGCGATGGCCGAGCAGGACGGGCCGACCATGCTGTGGGCGCTGCGCAGCAACGGGTGCGCAGCCACCTTCATCACCATGACGGCGGACCCCTCCCCCACGGCGCGGCGCCGCTCGGAGGCGGCGGGGGCGGCGCTGTGCCTGCCCAAGCCGCTCAACGCCACGGTGCTGGTGACGGCGGCGCACCAGCTGCTCACCAACGGGCCGGTGCGCGACCCGCTGGAGGATCCCTACGACGCCGAGCTGCTCAACCAGATGCGGGCGGGGTACCTGCAGCTGCTGCCGGAGCGCACCGCCGCGCTGGCTGCGGCGAGCGAGGCCGGTGACCTGGTGGCGCTGGCCAAGGTGGCGCACGTGCTGGCCGGGGCGAGCGGGCAGTTCGGTTACCCCGGGCTGGCCGAGCTGTGCCGGGTGGTGCAGGCCTGCGCCCAGGCCGGCGAGCTGGCGCACGCCGAGGTGGAGGCCGCACTGGTGGCCGCCGGGCACGTCCGCCGCACCGGTCAGTAG
- a CDS encoding SGNH/GDSL hydrolase family protein → MKLNDGVEKYGFPVFIAAAIVAGAVMWTALENRTPPVEPQTAGAAPMTTAPPVVTSAPLPQASVPPRPTASSTAAASAMPQAVRMVVIGGSSANGNSPDFIGKSLGNTSWVSHAAKDRITFVGGWADSGATTERMAAAAKSMPADVVVVGVDLTDAERDVPASSTTANVEKIVRAVNAPRVILTGALPSAAEPTLATQTNSALQKLASQRGWTFVDVGAPVRSGDGYARGMSADGENPNAAAAAAIGETVRKAILNQ, encoded by the coding sequence ATGAAGCTGAACGACGGCGTCGAGAAGTACGGGTTCCCGGTGTTCATCGCGGCGGCCATCGTGGCGGGCGCCGTGATGTGGACCGCGCTGGAGAACCGGACGCCCCCAGTGGAGCCGCAGACCGCCGGAGCAGCCCCGATGACCACTGCGCCGCCGGTGGTGACGTCGGCGCCCCTGCCGCAGGCCTCCGTGCCGCCCCGCCCCACTGCCTCGTCCACCGCTGCGGCCTCCGCGATGCCGCAGGCAGTGCGGATGGTGGTGATCGGCGGCTCCTCAGCCAACGGCAACAGCCCGGACTTCATCGGCAAGAGCCTGGGCAACACCTCCTGGGTCTCCCACGCAGCCAAGGACCGCATCACCTTCGTCGGCGGCTGGGCCGACAGTGGGGCCACCACGGAGCGCATGGCCGCCGCGGCCAAGTCCATGCCCGCTGACGTGGTGGTGGTCGGGGTCGATCTCACCGACGCCGAGCGGGACGTCCCCGCCTCGTCCACGACGGCCAACGTCGAGAAGATCGTGCGCGCGGTCAACGCCCCCCGGGTGATCCTCACCGGTGCGCTGCCCAGCGCGGCCGAGCCCACCCTGGCCACGCAGACCAACTCCGCGCTGCAGAAGCTGGCCAGCCAACGGGGTTGGACCTTTGTGGACGTCGGAGCGCCGGTGCGCTCGGGTGACGGCTACGCCAGGGGCATGTCGGCGGACGGCGAGAACCCCAACGCGGCGGCAGCTGCGGCGATCGGCGAGACCGTGCGCAAGGCGATCCTCAACCAGTGA
- a CDS encoding DUF4012 domain-containing protein produces the protein MAAAETADARSATSMWLWRAMGDVPYLGTPFESTASIAEAADDLVALVLRPVVEQAAALSPENSRVAGAEVDLAALSRARDPLSDALSASSVLRNRIDAIPADSWIGKVDDARQNLQGRSAELNGLLSNAVTASTLLPPMLGADGPRNYFLAFQTNAEARGTGGLVGAYGILTADQGRISLDTLGSNRDLSNRGKVGIDLGSEYSEQYDVYRSTSVWANSNASAHFPYAAQIWMSLWEQETGQRLDGAIATDPVALSYLLKVAGPVKSATGDTVDGSNVVRLTESEVYLRYPDDQRARKDYLQSISSAVVDKILRGGGGSTTGLLGALGRAASEGRLAVWSSSPGEAEVLAATPLGHTVPETDQPYAQVVVNNAAGNKLEYYLGRQVGYTAGPCVGPVRASTVTVDLTNNVPAGGPDAPSYVYGRIDRGAVGPPGTSRLLVALNATHGAELLSVTVDGVPATARVATERSHPVYTVDVQIPPGATKKLQYNLTEPTAPGRAIVPVQPLVEPMGTEINVPQCSN, from the coding sequence TTGGCGGCTGCCGAGACGGCTGACGCACGTTCGGCGACGTCGATGTGGCTCTGGCGAGCGATGGGCGATGTGCCGTACCTGGGGACGCCGTTCGAGTCCACGGCCAGCATTGCGGAGGCTGCGGATGATCTAGTGGCGCTAGTGCTGCGTCCCGTCGTCGAGCAGGCGGCTGCGCTATCCCCAGAGAATTCGCGCGTCGCTGGGGCGGAGGTCGATCTGGCGGCGCTCAGTCGTGCCCGTGATCCGCTAAGCGACGCGCTTTCCGCATCTTCTGTCCTGCGTAATCGGATCGACGCAATTCCCGCCGATAGTTGGATAGGCAAGGTGGACGATGCGCGCCAGAATTTGCAGGGAAGGTCAGCTGAGTTGAACGGTCTGCTGTCGAACGCTGTCACTGCATCTACGCTGCTCCCGCCGATGCTGGGAGCGGATGGTCCGCGCAACTACTTCCTGGCCTTCCAGACCAACGCCGAGGCGCGTGGAACGGGCGGACTTGTCGGTGCGTACGGCATCCTGACCGCAGACCAGGGGAGGATCAGCCTTGACACGTTGGGCAGCAACCGCGATCTAAGCAACCGTGGCAAGGTGGGCATCGACCTTGGTTCCGAGTACTCCGAACAGTACGACGTCTACCGGTCGACAAGTGTCTGGGCGAACAGCAACGCGAGCGCGCATTTTCCCTACGCCGCCCAGATCTGGATGTCGCTGTGGGAGCAGGAAACCGGTCAACGGCTCGATGGCGCTATCGCCACAGATCCCGTGGCTTTGAGCTACCTGCTGAAGGTGGCCGGGCCAGTCAAGTCCGCTACGGGCGATACTGTGGACGGAAGCAACGTGGTGCGGTTGACGGAATCGGAGGTTTACCTCCGGTACCCCGACGATCAACGAGCACGCAAGGATTATCTGCAGTCGATCTCGTCTGCGGTGGTCGATAAGATCCTTCGGGGGGGTGGGGGTTCGACCACAGGGCTGCTAGGCGCTTTAGGCAGGGCTGCGAGTGAGGGGCGGCTAGCCGTCTGGAGTAGCAGTCCAGGCGAGGCAGAGGTGCTGGCGGCGACCCCGCTGGGCCACACGGTGCCCGAGACGGACCAGCCCTACGCGCAGGTGGTGGTGAACAACGCGGCCGGCAACAAGCTGGAGTACTACCTGGGCCGCCAGGTCGGCTACACGGCCGGCCCCTGTGTCGGTCCTGTCCGCGCATCGACGGTGACCGTGGACCTCACCAACAACGTTCCCGCCGGTGGGCCCGACGCACCGTCCTACGTCTACGGACGCATCGACCGGGGTGCAGTCGGACCGCCGGGCACCTCCCGGCTGCTCGTCGCGCTGAATGCCACCCACGGGGCGGAGCTACTCTCAGTAACGGTAGACGGAGTACCCGCCACTGCCCGTGTGGCTACGGAGCGTAGTCATCCGGTGTACACAGTGGACGTGCAGATTCCTCCCGGTGCCACAAAGAAGCTGCAGTACAACCTGACCGAGCCCACCGCCCCTGGCCGGGCGATTGTCCCGGTGCAGCCACTGGTGGAGCCGATGGGTACAGAGATCAACGTTCCCCAATGTTCCAACTAG
- a CDS encoding response regulator, which translates to MDTQDVLDRPARRRPPTVLLVEDEDDQRELVTVYLRRSGCEVISAPSAEAGLDLIEGVDLDLAVVDLRLPGMSGWTLSSALHERDPRCPIVVTSVLDLESYPPAHTALPKPFSIGQLRTALGRLLPHWSPT; encoded by the coding sequence ATGGACACCCAGGACGTGCTGGACCGACCCGCCCGGCGGCGCCCGCCCACCGTGCTGCTGGTGGAGGACGAGGACGACCAGCGCGAGCTGGTCACCGTCTACCTGCGGCGATCGGGCTGCGAGGTGATCTCCGCCCCCTCCGCGGAGGCCGGGCTGGACCTCATCGAGGGGGTGGACCTGGACCTGGCGGTGGTGGACCTGCGCCTGCCCGGGATGAGCGGCTGGACGCTGTCCTCGGCGCTGCACGAGCGCGACCCGCGCTGCCCCATCGTGGTCACCTCGGTACTGGACCTGGAGTCCTACCCGCCGGCGCACACCGCGCTGCCCAAGCCGTTCAGCATCGGCCAGCTGCGCACGGCCCTGGGCCGGCTGCTGCCGCACTGGAGCCCCACGTGA
- a CDS encoding response regulator transcription factor, whose translation MSGAVRTVLIADDDPDIRRLIELAVQRAGFTVLASVGDGQAALDAAAVQLPHLAILDVSMPQVTGLQVCAALRAEHGDALRVLILSANAEVSAVQAGLAAGADTYLPKPFALRELRAKLGELLADPVC comes from the coding sequence GTGAGCGGAGCCGTCCGCACCGTGCTGATCGCCGACGACGACCCGGACATCCGCCGGCTCATCGAGCTGGCGGTGCAGCGGGCCGGGTTCACCGTGCTGGCCTCGGTGGGTGACGGCCAGGCCGCCCTGGACGCCGCGGCGGTGCAGCTGCCGCACCTGGCCATCCTGGACGTGTCCATGCCGCAGGTGACCGGGCTGCAGGTCTGCGCCGCGCTGCGGGCCGAGCACGGCGACGCGCTGCGGGTGCTCATCCTGTCGGCCAACGCGGAGGTCTCCGCTGTGCAGGCGGGGCTGGCCGCCGGCGCCGACACCTACCTGCCCAAGCCGTTCGCGCTGCGGGAGCTGCGGGCCAAGCTGGGCGAGCTGCTCGCGGACCCGGTGTGCTGA
- a CDS encoding ATP-binding protein, whose protein sequence is MLSSRDALVRRWRATPTFAQRQVIFCLIFLVSVSGIPLTRIEVHGVVLTASVVAVLVITMAALALPWRRWAPGWRISVDLASITASGLLGAATGEASSPYGIMLVLPALALGAQARRPQTLLWVILATDLTVFMPYLVLPDPTPFALDMTLRWLFTPTVALLAAMAMYQVTSRVRYRMAQLTESSLHLAGARDAFAGVLDAVTEQSIIATDRRGLVTIFNPGAEKMLGAARTQVVRERRVTDFLVDAELDVVDAAGRSGFAALVALAADGAADVRDCTYRTTDGRLLSVELAITPRHDAHGELVGYLFVATDMTKTREVARLKDEFISLISHELRTPLSSILGYLELVLDDPDDPLTEQQQQYLTTVERNANRLLHLVGDLLFTAQVEAGKFVVAQSAVDLVAVLAASADTAVPVAAAAGVLVETELPEHPVLVAGDAVRLGQACDNLLSNAVKFTPRGGSVCLCLVVEPDGEGGPAALVSVRDTGYGIPAGELEQLFTRFFRATTATTNAIAGVGLGLAITRAIVTAHQGTLAVRSVEGEGTTFSFRLPLRVGAEQSMQDAMGAT, encoded by the coding sequence GTGCTGAGCAGCCGCGACGCGCTGGTGCGTCGTTGGCGGGCCACCCCCACCTTCGCCCAGCGGCAGGTGATCTTCTGCCTCATCTTCCTGGTGTCGGTGTCGGGCATCCCGCTCACCCGCATCGAGGTGCACGGCGTGGTGCTCACCGCGTCGGTGGTGGCGGTGCTGGTGATCACCATGGCCGCGCTGGCGCTGCCGTGGCGGCGCTGGGCCCCGGGCTGGCGGATCAGCGTGGACCTGGCGAGCATCACCGCCTCGGGACTGCTGGGTGCGGCCACCGGGGAGGCCAGCTCGCCCTACGGGATCATGCTGGTGCTGCCCGCGCTGGCGCTGGGGGCGCAGGCCCGGCGCCCGCAGACGCTGCTGTGGGTCATCCTCGCCACCGACCTCACGGTGTTCATGCCGTACCTGGTGCTGCCCGACCCCACCCCGTTCGCGCTGGACATGACGCTGCGCTGGCTGTTCACGCCCACGGTGGCGCTGCTGGCGGCGATGGCGATGTACCAGGTGACCAGCCGGGTGCGCTACCGGATGGCCCAGCTCACCGAGTCGTCGCTGCACCTGGCCGGGGCCCGCGACGCCTTCGCCGGGGTGCTCGACGCCGTCACCGAGCAGTCCATCATCGCCACCGATCGCCGTGGCCTGGTCACCATCTTCAACCCGGGCGCGGAGAAGATGCTGGGGGCGGCGCGCACCCAGGTGGTGCGCGAGCGCCGCGTCACCGACTTCCTGGTGGACGCCGAGCTGGACGTCGTCGACGCCGCGGGGCGCAGCGGCTTTGCCGCGCTGGTGGCGCTGGCCGCCGACGGTGCCGCCGACGTGCGCGACTGCACCTACCGCACCACCGACGGACGGCTGCTCAGCGTGGAGCTGGCCATCACCCCGCGCCACGACGCCCACGGCGAGCTGGTGGGCTACCTGTTCGTGGCCACCGACATGACCAAGACCCGGGAGGTGGCCCGGCTCAAGGACGAGTTCATCAGCCTCATCTCGCACGAGCTGCGCACCCCGCTGTCGTCCATCCTGGGCTACCTGGAGCTGGTGCTGGACGACCCCGACGACCCGCTGACCGAGCAGCAGCAGCAGTACCTGACCACTGTGGAGCGCAACGCCAACCGGCTGCTGCACCTGGTGGGCGACCTGCTGTTCACCGCGCAGGTGGAGGCGGGCAAGTTCGTGGTGGCCCAGAGCGCGGTGGACCTGGTGGCGGTGCTGGCGGCCTCGGCCGACACCGCGGTGCCGGTGGCCGCGGCTGCAGGGGTGCTGGTGGAGACCGAGCTGCCCGAGCACCCGGTGCTGGTGGCCGGGGACGCGGTGCGCCTGGGGCAGGCCTGCGACAACCTGTTGTCCAACGCGGTGAAGTTCACCCCGCGGGGCGGGTCGGTGTGCCTGTGCCTGGTGGTGGAGCCCGACGGCGAGGGCGGGCCGGCGGCGCTGGTGAGCGTGCGCGACACCGGCTACGGCATCCCCGCCGGCGAGCTGGAGCAGCTGTTCACCCGCTTCTTCCGCGCCACCACCGCCACCACCAACGCCATCGCGGGGGTGGGCCTGGGGCTGGCCATCACCCGGGCGATCGTCACCGCGCACCAGGGCACGCTGGCGGTGCGCAGCGTGGAGGGTGAGGGCACCACCTTCAGCTTCCGGCTGCCGCTGCGGGTGGGCGCGGAACAATCCATGCAGGACGCAATGGGGGCCACATGA
- a CDS encoding polysaccharide biosynthesis tyrosine autokinase, whose amino-acid sequence MPRRGALRRRAAPAPGADALADCFSSRRAGSAEARVWVWGGGVGAALSATAGCSDQCGLGSSDTGAWVKRRGRPYRVRAAGRGRSLGGSLRSARVGFAECAACHAPAGDLGGGIAVERGTTRRGDGEVSAVEISDYFRILRSRWKLVVAVIAAGVLVALSVSLLTTPKYAATTQLFVSTTGQDNTTSAYQGGLFSQQRVTSYSELIKGREVAQRVVDALRLPVSASDVSSGITVKVVPDTVILQVTVTDPSPERARDVANTLAIVFTQLVSELETPQGGATAATKVTVVQQADLPTMAVSPNTRQNVAFGAVLGLLIGLGLALLRDRLDKTVKSRQEVVDSTGASVVGAIPYDSVRPEQPLVSFGEGHSASAEAFRQVRTNLQFLDVDNPPHVVVVTSALPNEGKTTTALNLAFAIGEAGHRVLLVEADLRRPRLARYLRLVENVGLTNVLSGTAELDDVLQPTSNLTVELLAAGPHPPNPSELLGSSRLQDLLADLRTRYDYIIFDAPPLLPVTDAAVLTVQADGAILVARHGHTERDKLARATENLRSVDGRVLGTILNMVPVKSNGYDYAYYYETEPRPAASGVHSPGDAPVGPALDADVNGAAVPDRAAKVERH is encoded by the coding sequence ATGCCTCGACGTGGCGCTCTGCGCCGGCGAGCGGCGCCTGCCCCAGGTGCCGATGCGTTGGCTGATTGCTTCTCTTCGAGGCGGGCGGGCTCGGCTGAGGCGCGGGTCTGGGTTTGGGGCGGAGGGGTCGGCGCTGCTCTGTCGGCCACTGCGGGTTGTTCAGACCAGTGCGGGCTGGGGAGCAGCGATACGGGTGCATGGGTCAAGCGCCGTGGGCGGCCGTATCGCGTTAGGGCGGCGGGTCGAGGCCGGTCATTGGGAGGTAGCCTACGGTCAGCCAGAGTGGGATTCGCAGAATGCGCCGCGTGCCACGCTCCTGCGGGCGACCTCGGTGGCGGTATTGCTGTTGAGCGCGGAACAACTAGGCGAGGCGACGGAGAGGTCAGCGCGGTGGAGATTAGTGATTACTTCCGGATTTTACGGAGTAGATGGAAGCTTGTGGTTGCAGTAATAGCGGCAGGAGTACTCGTAGCGCTCTCCGTGTCGCTGCTGACCACCCCGAAATATGCGGCAACGACTCAGTTGTTTGTCTCCACAACTGGCCAGGACAACACCACGTCGGCCTACCAGGGCGGTCTTTTTTCCCAACAGCGTGTCACCTCATACTCGGAGTTAATCAAGGGCCGCGAGGTCGCTCAACGTGTCGTTGATGCGCTGCGACTTCCAGTAAGTGCCTCCGACGTATCTAGCGGGATTACAGTTAAGGTCGTTCCAGATACGGTCATCCTCCAAGTCACTGTTACCGATCCGTCTCCTGAACGTGCGCGAGACGTTGCGAACACTCTGGCTATTGTGTTTACGCAATTGGTGTCGGAATTGGAGACGCCCCAGGGGGGCGCGACCGCTGCTACGAAGGTCACGGTGGTTCAACAGGCAGACTTACCTACCATGGCTGTGTCCCCAAATACCAGGCAGAATGTTGCGTTTGGCGCTGTCCTCGGCCTCCTGATCGGTCTCGGGTTGGCCCTTCTCCGAGACCGGCTGGACAAGACAGTTAAGAGCCGGCAGGAAGTGGTCGATTCGACCGGTGCGTCGGTCGTGGGTGCGATTCCGTACGACTCCGTGAGGCCCGAACAGCCCCTCGTTTCTTTCGGGGAGGGGCACTCCGCTAGCGCGGAGGCGTTCCGACAGGTCAGGACGAACCTACAGTTTCTAGATGTGGACAACCCTCCCCATGTGGTGGTCGTCACTAGCGCGTTGCCGAATGAGGGTAAGACGACGACGGCACTGAATCTTGCATTCGCGATAGGTGAGGCCGGTCATCGTGTGCTGCTGGTGGAGGCTGACCTGCGACGACCGCGACTAGCGCGTTATCTCCGGCTTGTGGAGAACGTCGGCTTGACTAACGTGCTGTCCGGCACCGCAGAACTGGATGATGTGTTGCAGCCGACTAGTAATCTGACTGTCGAATTGCTGGCTGCAGGCCCCCACCCGCCGAACCCGAGCGAGTTATTAGGCTCCAGCCGACTGCAGGACCTGCTTGCGGATCTGCGCACTCGTTACGACTACATCATTTTTGATGCGCCCCCGCTATTGCCAGTGACTGACGCTGCGGTGCTGACCGTTCAAGCTGATGGTGCGATCCTGGTTGCGCGGCATGGGCATACTGAACGGGACAAGCTGGCACGCGCGACGGAGAACTTGCGCAGTGTGGACGGACGCGTGCTGGGAACTATCTTGAATATGGTGCCGGTTAAATCGAATGGCTACGATTACGCCTATTACTACGAAACCGAGCCCCGGCCCGCGGCCAGCGGGGTGCACTCGCCCGGTGATGCGCCAGTTGGCCCTGCGTTGGATGCCGACGTCAACGGCGCCGCTGTGCCCGATCGAGCGGCCAAGGTGGAACGGCACTAG